The DNA region AACCAAGCATGGAAGCATCAAGCCTTGGTTGCATGAAGGGTGTAATGCCAAATCCCTGAAAGTTTAGAGATTGAATTCCCTGATCACCCATATTGCCACGCAGCCATGAAAGTGGAGAACTGATGTGCATATCACCATTGCTGAGACCTGAACATAGTAAATGGGTACAATAATGAAAATGACTAAAGAACTATACAGATGAAATGGCTTATCAGCCAAAATGGCATTAACTAATCACACCTGGGAAAGAGGGTAGCCCAGATGGCCATGGTCGCTTTAGCCTAAGGGAGAATGGGCTTGGATACATTGGAAAAGTTGTAAGTGGTTCAATTTCCCACAAGGAAACCCTAGGCTGTCTCTCCCCAGCGGTTGATTCATCCCATCCTACCTGGGAAATCAGAGAATTATGTAAGAAAGCACTCTCTAAATCCATAAGTTCGGCCTATAAAAGCCGGGGTATTGAAAGTTGTATATCATGTTAGTTGAAAAACTTCCACCACAGATACaagtgaaattaaatatttttatgaacaaTAAAATAGGAATCCTAATTACTAcgtattaattacatttttgatGCACTAACCTTGACAGACCGCCAATGTGAATTTGGCCAGCGAACAGGATCTAAGTCACTAATACCTGTAATTGTACCCATATACCTGAATCCAAACACACTTGTGTAAGAGCGCAGATAAAGACTGATGCAGGAAGAGAGAAAAGAcatattttcctttattattattactattttttggGTGGAGAGGGGAGGTGCATTGGGTCATCGCTGAGAATTAAGTGTTAAAGAATTTTACGCAATTCTACTCTTGGAAAGTCAATAGAGTAACTGAAATTGAACTCATGTACTGAAGAATTATTTGCATTTATTTAACAACAATGAAACCATAAATGAAAAGCAGGTTATCTCAGAGAATTATTCAACAAATTGGTGTTTGGTACATTCCATTTTGTGGTGaaccacaaaataaataaattctaacAATTTTAACAAATACTCTGTATGAAAACAAGTATGTTCCTTTAGTTGTCCACAAAACCAAAGCTAAACTTGTTGAAGAAGGTTTCATGGCCAAAGCTTGAGTCATAAAAAGCTAAACTTGTTGAATAAGGGTTCATGGCCAAAGCTTGAGttataatgtaattaaaattattacccATTCATTTGTGTGTACGGGATTTTACACTGAAAATAATACCAACCTGCGAACACTTGATTCTTCTGTTTCAAAGAGCATTCTAAACCGCATACCAACAGAAACTCGAGTATGATACACCGCTTTTGCATATTTGGCTAGAGGTATGACAAAGTCTGAAGGACTAGCCCTGAAATCCAGAAAACATGAGTATCAATGTATTCAATTTCTACAAGCACTCATTAACCTGAAAATGAGCCTACCCACAACAATGAAATTGCACTACTGGGATTTGGAATCAAAGAATCAAGTATAGAGAATTGTGTTTTGGCAGAGAATGGATAGGTGTAAACAGAGGTCAATCTACTTTGGTTTAATTGGGGGCACATGCTATGTctcaattttagaaaatatgtACACTATCAAGTATGCTCCCACTCATTAAAAATCCTGGGGAGTCAAGGTATAGCCATCAAGTAGAGAATGAAACTTACCTTggattgtaaaatatagtaaagcGGCTATTTGTTGCAGCTGCATGAGCTGCTGCTGCAAGAAGGCCAATGTGCATGCTATCACTAGACAAAACTGATGAAGGCATGACAGTTTGTGGACGATTAGCACGCCGAATTCCCAAAAGCAACTGGTTGTTTTCATTCCTAACAGAAGACAAAAGTTTTTGTAAAGTAACATGatgttcaaatttcaaagaTGTAAAGACACTAGTGAACACACATCCATAAAGAATAAGAGAGGTAAAGTAAACATCCCATGCTGAGATTTGATGATAATCCCTACCAGATAAAGATGACAGCATCACCTGCTACAAGTCTCTTGGCACTTACAAATACACTCCATCCTGTTGTCAGGAGATGCCTCTTTGGTTGTCCTATTCAATAGGAATCACATCAGAAATGCTTTAAAAGAGCTACTTTCAGAATTCATATGCTAGTTGCAAATTTGGATATATTTAAGAGTATTCTCTTGCTTATACACAATTCATCAGTCTTTATTGCCCTTCcgaaatataaattattatcaagataataaaaggaaaattagagaaaaagaCATCAgctaatggatatatgtattatttatgTGTCCAACCACTCATTATTCACCCTTCAACTAGAAACTTTTTCACAAAATGTGATGCCTTTAGGAAAAGTGAGGCGAACATGGCCactcattatttttaaaaatttcccaTCAGACTTGAAAAACTGTTTGAGTAAACTTACCCCGGAAAACATGCCTGAACTTCCATTCATTCCCGTGAAGATCTTTAGCAATCAATTCTTGTGCAGGAGGCTGCTGGGAATAATCCTGGACAAGAAACGAATTTTCATGATGACATGAACAAAATTTTGATGGCTGACAAGTTACAAGACTCAATAAAATCTAAAGCAATGAGCCCTACCAGAGGAGGAAAGACTTTTTCAGCTGCTCGCCGAGGCACAGAGAATCCTCCATGAGTACTAGTGTCACTAGCAGTCAAGGTTTTGCAGAAATAATTTGTTGGCTGTTTACTTGGCATCCCTAGTTCAGCAGGTAGCAGACAGACATCCTTTTGCTCTTGCTGCACAGATTTGGATTCATTAATGCAAGGATCGAAGGGAACAacatatcattaattaaaaccATAAAGGGAAAGTATCATACTGCACTTAGCGGCTGCAATGTCATCTGTGCATACACTTCATCAGTCTCATTATCTGCCTGCAATTCCCAAATTCTTAAGTTACCACCACCCTTAACAGAGAAAACAGTTCGTTTCACTCAAATATCAATCCATAAAAGAGACCGCAAACTTACATGCATAGTAACATTGTGAAGCTGACAGATGAGTTGCGGCGGTAAACCAGGATAACTAGGTATGTGAGCATCTATTTCCTTGTTTGTTGAAGCAGTAACCTATAACAATTATAATATCAATTAGACCCATACACTCCAACCTCCATAGAAAATCAATAGGAAAAAAATCTTCCAAAAAGAAAGAGAACTTTATTTAGAAgcaacaaataattcaattaaacaCCATATCTGTACTACTCCTCCGTTACAAAGCTCCTAAACAAATTTATGGGCACAACAAACCATCAACTCAATTGGGGCTCAGATATATCATAGCCCAGTATCAATTCACTTATACagaataataaaggcatatataGAATACCGAAAAATCTGATGggttttaaataatttctttaaCAGTCTCATTACATAACAAATCAAAACAACCACCAATATTCTACTTATAAAGCAGGAGGATACTCCAAAATATGACAGTAAATCAAGCATATTATAGCAGCATAATCAACGACCGATCTGCATCTTATCCAACAATCCATGGTTCAAAACACAAGGAGGCAGAAGTGAAACAAACAAACCTGCTCACTATGCCCTTGGGGGAAGTAGACGACTCTGCTTCCCACCGGAGGAAGGGAAACAAGTGGGCCAGCACAGGCATGCCACAGCTCCGAATTCAAGCATTTCTTCTCCCCTAATCTCACAAAAGCACAAACCCATATGCATCAAAAGCAGATATAGCCTGTCCACTAACAGAGCTAGTTGAAGCATAAACACAAACACATACCTGTACCTTCCTCTGGTTGAGGATTAACCCCGGCCAAAGAAACCCTCATCCCGGGAAATGATTGAGCCGCTAAAGAGCTGCTCCTTGCACCGACTACAAATCCCAGAAACTTGTTGAACCAAAAAGCagaaaaccaaaagaaaataaacgCAAAAGGAAGGAAAGTGATGAAGCGACTGGTTGTACCCTCACCCACAAACCCACCCCCCACCCAAACAGCAAAAAAGCATATTCTCATCCGAACCCACTCCCGCAACCAAACACCACCGCTCTCCTCCTCGTCTGCTTCATTCTTTGAGCTCCAGATCCTCTCTGCAACCACCCCAGCTCTATTCAACCCCCTGGAATTCCCCTTTCCGCCTGTAGAAGACAAGGAAGCAACACAGGAGCAGATCTCGAAGGTAGGTTGGTATCCAGTCTAGCAAGAAGAGAGGGAAGATGATTGGAAACCCTAAGAAAGAAGagtaataataagtaaatagtTCCCAAGCAGATAGCTCAAATGGGCTCTGCTCATAATACAACAGATCTCTTTGGAAGTTACAgagaaaataatagaaaatgagAATAATTTTGAAGTGATTGGGTAAAGATAGATTTTTGCTACAGCTATGTTCTCTGCAAATTTCGGCAACAAccaaatttcttatttttctccCATCTAAAATCACTCTATAATGCTGACatgaaatttaaatacaaataatttgatGACTTGTTTTATTGTTAACTCAttcaaatacatataaaattattattcttttccTCATTACCACCGTTGTGATTGTCTGAAAACAAATTCAACAGCTTCTCTTGACTTTGCAGTACCATTTAGGTTCTCCCTTGTGTGCTCGTAAAAGGTTAGTAAGTGATAACACTATTGACGCTATGCACATTCGAAATGCCCTTGTGTGCTCGTGAAAGGTTGGTAAGTGATAACACTATTGACACTCTGCACATTCAAAATGAACagactattaatttttaaataaatttcaatCTCCAACTCCAAATGCACCCGACCAAACAGAACTTAGCaaatttgatttcaaatttcaatctCTAACCCCAAGGGCCCCCGCTCAGACAGAAATTAGCAAATTTGATTTCAAACACCTCATAGATTCAGTTTGAGCTCTTttgactattaatttttaaataaatttcaatCTCCAATCCCAATGGCCATGATCATACAGAACTTTGAGAGGTTACTCTCTACCACTAGTAAAATTCGATCTATGGTCTTTATTCACAAACTTTACTCATGTGACCAACTGAATTGTCCATACAGataatacatacaatattttgttttactcaATAATGTACACAAAATAAACTATACTCGTGTATATAATTGAAATCATAATGCTTCACCTATTGGACTTTATCATAATTAACTATAATGATTCATATTGGTATTCTATAATTGTTAACGAATACTAATTACTTGATTTAATGTTAGACATTAATAAGTAGTCTGATCTATTACAATTTCGTATTTagtattttagaaaataaaaacggTTAATTATAACAAGCTAGTTTGAACAACAATGACACTCACAtagtataaaatttaaactcTTGTCCCATTTCAaacaaaagtttttaattgtaacTCGTATAAATTGATATTAATCACACGTAGACCAATTATAAGTAAGTTTTGTAATACAATGGAGTATTTggcaaacaatttttttaaggtaaaactagattaatatactttgagcaactttttcgTATTATCTGattgttttttctttgtaaatgtctaattaactattaataattgatagttATTGTGGTGtttagtatatttaatttttattccaaatgtacattttaatattaatttaattttatttaacaaaaacaaaaacaatagttaaataaatagcaatgataaaaataacaacaaataataataataatttatatcg from Ipomoea triloba cultivar NCNSP0323 chromosome 6, ASM357664v1 includes:
- the LOC116022278 gene encoding auxin response factor 6-like, with protein sequence MRICFFAVWVGGGFVGEGTTSRFITFLPFAFIFFWFSAFWFNKFLGFVVGARSSSLAAQSFPGMRVSLAGVNPQPEEGTGEKKCLNSELWHACAGPLVSLPPVGSRVVYFPQGHSEQVTASTNKEIDAHIPSYPGLPPQLICQLHNVTMHADNETDEVYAQMTLQPLSAQEQKDVCLLPAELGMPSKQPTNYFCKTLTASDTSTHGGFSVPRRAAEKVFPPLDYSQQPPAQELIAKDLHGNEWKFRHVFRGQPKRHLLTTGWSVFVSAKRLVAGDAVIFIWNENNQLLLGIRRANRPQTVMPSSVLSSDSMHIGLLAAAAHAAATNSRFTIFYNPRASPSDFVIPLAKYAKAVYHTRVSVGMRFRMLFETEESSVRRYMGTITGISDLDPVRWPNSHWRSVKVGWDESTAGERQPRVSLWEIEPLTTFPMYPSPFSLRLKRPWPSGLPSFPGLSNGDMHISSPLSWLRGNMGDQGIQSLNFQGFGITPFMQPRLDASMLGLQPDIYQTMATLDSSKLASQQSLLQFQQSIPSSSSSLIQSQMLQRPHPQQNLLQSFQENQVISQAQILQQQLQRQQSYNEQQQLHPPPIQQFQEQQQMSKPISSLPRMNSTTQSQLSHFQALSSTVPQQSFSDLVGNHVMTSNNSSTQSLPRSFSHDEASQLLNMHETNPLATLPSKRIALESQVSSRATPYAVSQADMISPNSKVSDLPTFLPPFPGKEFPEYQGAAYSQSNNALLGVNTDSSLLLQNGISNLKNSGGENGFLNMPFSTCNFTSGVGTDYPLNPDMGTSSCVDESGFLQSSENVDQANPPNRTFVKVHKSGSFGRSLDISKFSSYHELRSELARMFGLEGLLEDPERSGWQLVFVDRENDVLLLGDDPWQEFVNNVWYIKILSPFEVHQMGKEEGLDIPNNLPAANQRLPNGGSSCEVHVSQNETRNMNGIPLGSLDY